A stretch of the Balearica regulorum gibbericeps isolate bBalReg1 chromosome 15, bBalReg1.pri, whole genome shotgun sequence genome encodes the following:
- the LYRM1 gene encoding LYR motif-containing protein 1, with the protein MTAVTRQEVLGLYRKIFRIAKKWQSASGQIEETIKEKEYIKNEAKTLFRKNKNVTDPKFIKQCIEECEARIEIGLHYNIPYPRPIHLPPMGLAHKQGRMLRHQEKLRKISKPIYLKSHDEVS; encoded by the exons ATGACAGCAGTTACTCGACAAGAAGTTCTTGGCCTTTACCGCAAGATATTCCGAATAGCCAAAAAATGGCAATCGGCATCAGGACAGATAGAAGAAACTATTAAAGAGAAAGagtacattaaaaatgaagccAAAACATTATTCCGAAAAAACAAAAAC GTAACGGATCCAAAGTTCATTAAGCAGTGCATAGAAGAGTGTGAGGCAAGAATAGAAATTGGACTTCACTATAACATCCCCTACCCAAGACCT atccATCTGCCTCCTATGGGCCTTGCCCATAAACAAGGCCGTATGTTGCGACACCAGGAAAAGTTAAGGAAGATTTCTAAGCCCATATACCTGAAATCCCATGATGAAGTTTCATAA